A portion of the Sulfurospirillum diekertiae genome contains these proteins:
- a CDS encoding tetratricopeptide repeat protein: protein MKTLTLASIYELQGLKNEALDIYKELLRENPDNKEAKIAIKRLSGIRKKYLGVDEEMKKFFLTMNSEVEFLEFERWLVKLWN, encoded by the coding sequence ATGAAAACACTCACGCTCGCTTCGATCTACGAACTCCAAGGTCTCAAAAACGAGGCTTTGGATATTTACAAAGAGTTATTGCGTGAAAATCCTGACAATAAAGAGGCAAAAATTGCTATCAAACGTCTTTCAGGGATTCGCAAAAAGTATTTGGGTGTAGATGAAGAGATGAAGAAATTTTTTTTAACAATGAACTCAGAAGTGGAATTTTTAGAATTTGAAAGGTGGTTGGTAAAGCTATGGAATTAA
- the leuB gene encoding 3-isopropylmalate dehydrogenase has translation MKKTYKIAVIRGDGIGPEIVDEAIKVLDSVCSHENFELHYEEYLMGGVAYDFKGTPLPDETIEGCLKADAVLFGAIGGQKWDTLPREFRPETGLLKLRKSLRLFANLRPTAIFDELLDASTLKPEVLKGVDLLVVRELIGGIYFGEPRGNDGFKGYNTMVYTKPEIERIAHVAFESAMKRRKEVCSVDKANVLEVSQLWRDTVNEIAKEYPEVTLTHMYVDNAAMQLVRNPRQFDVILTGNIFGDILSDEASMISGSIGLLPSASMGGKVGLFEPIHGSAPDIAGQGIANPLATILSASMMLRFALGEEKAADRIEMAIKKVLHDGYRTKDLANYGAKEVCSTTQIGSIIADYVAKI, from the coding sequence ATGAAAAAAACTTATAAAATAGCGGTGATTAGAGGCGATGGTATTGGTCCTGAGATTGTGGATGAAGCGATTAAAGTGCTTGATAGTGTCTGTTCCCATGAAAATTTTGAACTTCATTACGAAGAGTATCTTATGGGTGGCGTGGCGTATGATTTTAAAGGAACACCACTTCCCGATGAGACGATTGAAGGTTGTCTCAAAGCGGATGCTGTTTTGTTTGGCGCCATTGGTGGTCAAAAATGGGACACTTTGCCACGTGAGTTTCGCCCAGAGACGGGACTTTTAAAACTTCGTAAATCATTGAGACTTTTTGCAAATCTTCGTCCAACGGCTATTTTTGATGAATTGTTAGATGCCAGTACGCTTAAACCTGAAGTGCTAAAAGGGGTTGATCTTTTAGTAGTTCGTGAACTTATCGGCGGTATTTACTTTGGTGAACCTCGTGGTAATGATGGCTTTAAAGGCTACAACACGATGGTGTACACTAAGCCTGAGATCGAGCGTATCGCGCATGTTGCCTTTGAATCAGCGATGAAACGTCGCAAAGAGGTCTGCTCTGTCGATAAAGCGAATGTTTTGGAAGTGAGTCAACTTTGGCGTGATACCGTGAATGAAATCGCAAAAGAGTACCCTGAAGTAACCTTAACACATATGTATGTAGACAATGCTGCTATGCAACTGGTTCGTAACCCACGCCAATTTGACGTGATTTTAACGGGCAATATCTTTGGAGACATCCTTAGTGATGAGGCCAGTATGATTAGTGGTTCTATTGGCTTGTTACCGTCCGCTTCTATGGGGGGGAAAGTGGGCCTGTTTGAACCGATTCACGGCTCTGCTCCAGACATTGCAGGACAAGGCATCGCCAATCCTCTTGCCACCATTTTAAGTGCCTCAATGATGCTTCGTTTTGCACTCGGTGAAGAAAAAGCGGCAGATCGTATTGAAATGGCGATTAAAAAAGTATTGCATGATGGCTATCGCACCAAAGATTTAGCTAATTATGGTGCTAAGGAAGTGTGTTCAACGACACAAATTGGCTCTATTATCGCGGATTATGTAGCTAAAATATGA
- a CDS encoding 3-isopropylmalate dehydratase small subunit, with protein sequence MGTISGKVWHFGDNIDTDLIIAARYLNTSDPKELAKHVMEDADPEFVNKVKAGDIIVAGENFGCGSSREHAPIALKAAGVSAVVAKSFARIFYRNAFNTGLPIFELAETDTIKEGDTIVISMESGEVKNGTKIYKFTPIPLFMQELIGCGGLMNYAKKEIMK encoded by the coding sequence ATGGGTACTATTAGCGGAAAAGTATGGCACTTTGGCGATAACATCGACACCGATCTTATTATTGCGGCGAGGTATTTGAACACTTCTGATCCGAAAGAGCTTGCTAAACATGTTATGGAAGATGCAGATCCAGAGTTTGTCAACAAAGTCAAAGCGGGTGACATTATCGTTGCGGGTGAAAACTTTGGGTGTGGCAGTAGTCGTGAGCATGCTCCAATAGCCCTTAAAGCTGCGGGTGTGAGTGCGGTTGTTGCGAAGAGTTTTGCACGTATTTTTTACCGAAATGCATTTAATACGGGACTTCCTATTTTTGAACTGGCAGAAACTGATACCATCAAAGAGGGCGATACTATTGTTATTTCTATGGAGAGTGGTGAAGTGAAAAACGGTACAAAAATCTATAAATTTACCCCGATCCCCCTTTTTATGCAAGAACTTATTGGATGTGGCGGATTGATGAATTATGCTAAAAAAGAGATAATGAAATGA
- a CDS encoding ABC transporter ATP-binding protein encodes MEIIHFEHVNVAYDEQDVLHDINLSIKEGQHTVILGANGSGKSTLLKLFSNDIYPRFSEATTKEVFGKKVWDIWELKKHLGIITNDLHYQFSDRAPNLSGFEVTLSGFYSSFHIYEHQEFSPLHVTKVEEVLDFLEIRHLRDKHISEMSTGELRKCIIARSLVHEPKAMILDEPTVGLDIKAQLNFIEMIRKIATQRTIILVTHHLEEIFEEISQVVLIKQGCIVAQGEKEALLNDAQLSAIFDLPLHVKCEKGRYFVQSVG; translated from the coding sequence ATGGAAATTATTCATTTTGAGCATGTCAATGTCGCTTACGACGAGCAGGATGTGTTGCATGACATCAATCTAAGCATTAAAGAGGGTCAGCATACGGTTATTTTAGGTGCGAATGGTTCAGGGAAGTCAACACTTTTGAAACTTTTCTCCAACGATATTTATCCACGTTTCAGCGAAGCGACCACCAAAGAGGTGTTTGGCAAAAAGGTGTGGGATATTTGGGAGCTTAAAAAGCATTTGGGTATCATCACCAATGATTTGCACTACCAATTTAGCGATAGAGCACCCAATTTGAGTGGTTTTGAGGTTACTCTCTCAGGCTTTTACAGCAGTTTTCATATTTACGAGCATCAAGAATTTTCACCTTTACATGTAACGAAAGTGGAAGAGGTTTTGGACTTTTTGGAAATACGGCATTTAAGAGACAAACATATCTCCGAGATGTCCACAGGGGAGCTAAGGAAGTGCATCATAGCGCGTTCTTTAGTGCATGAACCAAAGGCGATGATACTGGATGAGCCAACGGTGGGACTTGACATCAAAGCGCAGTTGAATTTTATTGAGATGATCCGTAAAATTGCAACACAACGTACGATCATATTAGTGACTCATCACTTAGAGGAAATTTTTGAGGAGATTTCACAAGTGGTGTTGATCAAACAAGGTTGCATTGTTGCGCAAGGAGAAAAAGAAGCACTTTTAAACGATGCTCAACTTTCCGCAATTTTTGATCTACCTTTACATGTAAAATGTGAAAAAGGACGCTATTTTGTTCAAAGTGTGGGGTGA
- a CDS encoding efflux RND transporter permease subunit, which produces MIAGIMAIRTLPVQEYPDVVPPQIIVSTTYAGADAATLENTVASVLEAQINGVDNMLYMMSTTSPSGLLTMNLYFEVGTDMSQAKLDVNNRIRLAESKLPDAVKRQGVEVAERSNDTLRMLALTSENNRYDTIFMSNYAINNLLEEFKRIPGVSEAIIVGNQEYSIRVWLDPQKLSFYNITTTEVINAIKAQNEQYPMGQIGQEPIEKNVAFTYTVTSTGRLNTPEEFAQILIKSNTDGSSLKLGDVATLELGSERYFFKGLFNKQPTSMIRITLTSKANALEVSDLLDKKIEELKKEFPEGLKIDATYDPTLFVRASIHEVVVTLLEAIALVIFVVYLFLGNIRATIIPVLAIPVSIIGTFAGFYATGFSINLLTLFGLTLAIGLVVDDAIIVIENVERILRKENLSVKEATIKAMQEITAPVIAIVLVLSAVFIPAAFMGGLSGTMSRQFAITIVISVAISGLVTLTLTPALCSLLLKKEEEAPLWIIQKFNDLFDYVTHHFGKIVQKAIRFSLFNLLFFGIMIFVIVKLLGIIPSGLVPKEDKGVFFAVTTLPAAASLSRTHEVNIAVGDVALQNPSVNKVGGFSGSDFSSKAYTTEAGYSYVRLTDWGQRKEANQSVDAISKDLMQKLSSNKEARIVAVSPSAISGLGVSGGFEMYVQNRTGGNYHQLESYAKEIVARASERQELRSVRSTLSSSTPQFRIEVNHSKAKAYGIDIADIYTTIQATFGNIYVNDVNIFGRNYRVNVQAKGDFREDTKNYGDIFIKASDGNNIALSDLVTFKRVLNPNITKRFNMFPSAQILGETNAGYSSGEGIKIMEEIAAEVLPEGYSIAWGGASLQEKKLLETGNLSFVFAIVFIFLILVALYESWMIPWAIVLAVPFALLGAELSIWLRGLQNDIYFQIGLITLVGLSAKNAILMVEFALQKMEEGFNLLDATIEGAKIRFRPIIMTSFAFIAGTLPLALSSGAGANSRHIIGTTVVGGMVTLTLIGVVFVPLFFYLIMKGKEKFLLAFKSQKPKT; this is translated from the coding sequence ATTATCGCAGGTATTATGGCAATTCGAACACTTCCTGTTCAAGAATACCCCGATGTTGTACCGCCTCAGATCATTGTTTCCACCACTTACGCAGGAGCTGATGCCGCTACACTTGAAAATACGGTAGCCTCTGTATTGGAAGCACAAATCAATGGTGTTGACAACATGCTCTATATGATGTCTACGACCTCACCGAGCGGACTTCTTACCATGAACCTCTATTTTGAGGTGGGAACCGATATGTCCCAAGCCAAGCTGGATGTCAACAACCGTATACGTTTGGCGGAGAGTAAGCTTCCCGATGCTGTTAAACGTCAAGGGGTGGAAGTGGCAGAGCGTTCCAACGATACCTTGCGTATGCTCGCACTGACTTCAGAAAACAATCGTTACGATACTATTTTTATGTCCAACTACGCTATTAACAATCTTTTGGAAGAGTTTAAGCGCATTCCTGGTGTTTCGGAAGCCATTATTGTCGGCAATCAAGAGTATTCCATTCGTGTCTGGCTTGATCCTCAAAAACTCTCTTTTTACAACATTACGACCACAGAAGTGATCAATGCCATTAAAGCCCAAAACGAGCAGTACCCTATGGGACAAATTGGGCAAGAACCGATAGAAAAAAATGTTGCATTTACGTACACAGTCACCTCTACAGGCAGACTTAATACACCAGAAGAATTTGCGCAAATTTTGATTAAATCAAACACCGATGGCTCCTCTTTGAAACTAGGCGATGTTGCAACACTTGAGCTAGGATCTGAGCGTTACTTTTTCAAAGGACTCTTTAACAAACAACCCACGTCTATGATTCGTATTACTCTGACATCTAAAGCCAATGCTCTTGAAGTGTCAGATCTTTTAGATAAAAAAATAGAAGAACTCAAAAAGGAATTCCCTGAAGGGCTCAAAATCGATGCTACGTACGATCCAACACTGTTTGTTCGCGCGTCTATTCATGAGGTTGTTGTCACCTTATTAGAAGCGATTGCATTAGTTATTTTTGTGGTCTATCTCTTTTTAGGCAACATTCGTGCGACCATCATTCCAGTCCTTGCCATCCCTGTTTCCATCATCGGAACCTTTGCTGGCTTTTATGCCACAGGCTTTTCCATCAACCTTCTCACCCTTTTTGGACTGACCTTAGCCATTGGTCTGGTGGTGGATGATGCGATTATTGTCATTGAAAATGTTGAGCGAATTTTGCGTAAAGAAAATCTCAGTGTTAAAGAAGCGACCATTAAAGCGATGCAAGAGATTACTGCACCAGTTATTGCCATCGTTCTTGTCTTAAGTGCCGTCTTTATTCCTGCCGCCTTTATGGGCGGACTCAGTGGTACGATGTCACGGCAATTTGCTATTACCATTGTCATCTCCGTCGCTATTTCTGGGCTTGTTACTCTAACCCTCACCCCTGCTCTTTGCTCGTTGCTTTTGAAAAAAGAGGAAGAAGCACCTTTATGGATTATTCAAAAATTCAACGATCTTTTTGACTATGTCACCCACCATTTTGGAAAAATTGTTCAAAAGGCTATCCGCTTTAGCCTCTTTAATCTTTTATTTTTTGGCATTATGATTTTTGTGATCGTTAAACTTCTAGGTATTATTCCCTCAGGTCTAGTGCCTAAAGAAGATAAAGGAGTCTTTTTTGCCGTCACGACACTTCCTGCGGCTGCCTCTCTTTCACGTACCCATGAAGTCAATATCGCTGTAGGTGATGTGGCACTTCAAAATCCATCTGTCAATAAAGTGGGTGGTTTTTCAGGCTCTGATTTTAGTTCAAAAGCGTATACAACCGAAGCGGGTTACAGTTATGTACGTCTTACCGATTGGGGACAACGTAAAGAGGCAAATCAAAGTGTCGACGCTATTTCAAAAGATCTTATGCAAAAACTCTCTTCCAATAAAGAAGCACGTATTGTTGCCGTTTCTCCTTCTGCCATTAGTGGACTCGGTGTATCGGGTGGTTTTGAGATGTATGTTCAAAATAGAACGGGTGGAAACTACCACCAACTGGAAAGTTATGCCAAAGAGATTGTTGCACGTGCCAGTGAGCGCCAAGAACTTCGTTCGGTTAGAAGCACCTTAAGTTCCAGTACACCGCAATTTCGCATTGAAGTCAACCATTCAAAAGCTAAAGCGTATGGTATTGATATTGCCGATATTTATACCACCATTCAAGCGACTTTTGGCAATATCTATGTGAATGATGTCAATATTTTTGGGCGCAATTACCGTGTCAATGTTCAAGCAAAAGGCGATTTTAGAGAAGATACTAAAAATTACGGCGATATTTTCATCAAAGCCAGCGATGGAAATAACATTGCACTCAGTGATCTTGTGACCTTTAAGCGTGTTCTCAATCCGAACATTACCAAACGTTTCAATATGTTCCCTTCCGCTCAAATATTGGGAGAGACCAATGCAGGTTATTCTTCTGGCGAAGGTATTAAAATCATGGAAGAGATCGCGGCAGAAGTTTTGCCTGAAGGCTACTCTATCGCATGGGGTGGTGCATCGCTGCAAGAGAAAAAACTTTTAGAAACAGGCAATCTCTCATTTGTCTTTGCCATTGTTTTCATTTTCCTTATTTTAGTCGCACTGTATGAGAGCTGGATGATTCCTTGGGCGATTGTGCTAGCGGTTCCTTTTGCGCTTCTAGGAGCAGAGCTGTCTATCTGGCTTCGTGGACTTCAAAATGACATCTACTTCCAAATAGGACTTATCACGCTTGTCGGACTTTCAGCCAAAAATGCGATTTTGATGGTGGAATTTGCATTGCAAAAAATGGAAGAAGGATTTAATTTACTAGACGCAACCATTGAAGGGGCAAAAATTCGTTTTCGCCCCATCATCATGACCTCGTTTGCATTCATCGCAGGAACCTTGCCTCTAGCGCTGAGTTCTGGTGCAGGAGCCAACAGCCGTCATATCATCGGTACAACGGTTGTTGGTGGCATGGTCACACTCACCCTCATTGGCGTCGTTTTTGTGCCACTCTTTTTCTATTTGATTATGAAAGGTAAAGAGAAATTTTTACTTGCGTTCAAGTCCCAAAAGCCCAAGACCTAA
- a CDS encoding LysE family translocator, with product MEFHTWLLYATVAFIAIVSPGPAVLLAINNSLMYDLKATIFSSLGNVLGLFVLSSAAMLGLGVVLKTSMILFTAFKIMGALYLIYLGIKQFRNLHNIFERVQLNHVKSSVHYFAIFRKGFLICITNPKPIIFFTALFPLFLEPTAPIVPQFFILTLTFMAFSFMTLMSYAFFARSLKGWFRTRNRATWFNRISGAIFVGLGLGLLGLERK from the coding sequence ATGGAATTTCACACATGGCTTTTGTATGCCACCGTTGCGTTTATAGCGATAGTCAGTCCTGGTCCAGCGGTACTGTTAGCGATCAATAATTCTTTGATGTACGATCTTAAAGCAACTATTTTTTCATCTTTGGGGAATGTTTTAGGGCTTTTTGTACTTTCCAGTGCGGCGATGCTAGGTCTTGGCGTCGTGTTAAAAACATCGATGATTCTTTTTACCGCGTTTAAAATTATGGGAGCATTGTATCTGATCTATCTTGGTATCAAGCAGTTTCGAAATCTTCACAACATTTTTGAGCGTGTCCAGCTGAATCATGTCAAGAGTTCCGTGCATTATTTCGCTATTTTTCGTAAAGGATTTTTGATCTGTATCACGAATCCTAAACCGATCATCTTTTTTACAGCCCTGTTTCCTCTTTTTTTAGAGCCAACAGCACCGATCGTACCCCAGTTTTTCATTTTAACCTTGACGTTTATGGCATTTTCGTTTATGACACTAATGAGCTACGCCTTTTTTGCACGAAGTTTGAAGGGTTGGTTTCGTACGCGTAATCGCGCCACGTGGTTTAACCGTATCAGCGGCGCGATTTTTGTGGGTTTAGGTCTTGGGCTTTTGGGACTTGAACGCAAGTAA
- a CDS encoding ArsR/SmtB family transcription factor codes for METFLQTVGALNDETRLQILRFIHQHGEVCVCEIEEAFSLIQSRVSRHLKILKDAGFLRVDRRGKWAYYQVRSPLDRFRLECLEEISYLEMQMPTPVCACKDAK; via the coding sequence ATGGAAACTTTTTTACAAACCGTTGGCGCGCTCAATGACGAAACACGTCTTCAAATCCTTCGTTTCATTCATCAACACGGTGAAGTGTGTGTCTGTGAAATCGAAGAGGCATTTTCACTCATCCAGTCGCGTGTCTCACGTCATCTCAAAATCCTCAAAGATGCAGGGTTTTTACGTGTGGATCGTCGTGGGAAATGGGCGTATTATCAGGTTCGCTCTCCGCTAGATCGTTTTAGGCTTGAATGTCTTGAAGAGATTAGCTATTTAGAGATGCAAATGCCTACGCCAGTCTGTGCCTGCAAGGATGCCAAATGA
- a CDS encoding arsenic transporter codes for MILAFSLFLITLLFVIIQPRGIQIGTSAIIGAAFALLLGVVSFADVLVVTNIVWDATLAFIGIIILSLVLDEIGFFEWCAIWMARFSKGNGHVMFVYSLLLGSIISAFFANDGAVLILTPILLAKMRILKLEPKTIVAFLLAGGFISDSASLPFIFSNLTNIVTANYFHIGFSTYLGTMLIPYIVSTFVSIAVLWLFLRKDIPLHVNVELLKHPDDVLKSKPLFHLAWFFIAALMGSYFVGEQYHIPISFIALGGALLFLAIAAYFKAAKPWLTIKTAPWQVVWFSIGLYIVVYGLKNAGLTTYLTHILNELNAQGNTIAIVGTGFIAAILSALMNNMPSVMIMDIALHDIPNSALAYANIIGCNLGPKMTPFGSLATLLWLHVMAKKGVKISFWEYSKFGLIVTPPILLIVLLSLV; via the coding sequence ATGATCCTCGCCTTTTCACTGTTTCTTATCACCCTGCTCTTTGTCATTATTCAACCGCGTGGAATTCAAATCGGCACGTCTGCCATCATAGGCGCTGCTTTTGCCCTGCTTTTGGGCGTGGTGAGTTTTGCCGATGTTTTAGTCGTGACCAACATCGTTTGGGATGCCACCCTCGCTTTCATTGGCATCATCATTCTCTCCCTTGTCCTCGATGAGATAGGTTTTTTTGAGTGGTGTGCGATTTGGATGGCACGATTTTCCAAAGGCAACGGACATGTGATGTTTGTCTATTCACTTTTATTAGGCTCCATCATCTCCGCTTTTTTTGCCAACGATGGGGCGGTGCTCATTCTCACACCTATTTTACTGGCTAAAATGCGCATTTTAAAACTAGAACCTAAGACGATTGTGGCGTTTTTGCTTGCAGGCGGGTTTATTTCCGATTCGGCATCACTGCCTTTTATCTTTTCCAACCTCACCAACATCGTCACCGCCAACTACTTCCACATCGGTTTTTCCACCTATCTTGGCACAATGCTCATACCTTACATCGTGAGCACCTTTGTTTCCATCGCTGTTTTATGGCTCTTTTTGCGTAAAGATATTCCTTTACATGTAAACGTAGAGCTCTTGAAACATCCCGATGATGTGCTAAAGTCTAAACCATTGTTTCACCTCGCGTGGTTTTTTATTGCCGCATTGATGGGAAGCTATTTTGTGGGGGAACAGTACCACATTCCGATTAGTTTTATCGCTCTTGGAGGAGCCCTGCTTTTTCTTGCGATCGCAGCCTATTTCAAAGCTGCTAAACCGTGGCTCACCATCAAAACAGCTCCGTGGCAGGTTGTGTGGTTTAGCATCGGGCTGTACATCGTTGTTTACGGACTGAAAAATGCGGGACTCACAACGTATTTGACGCATATTTTAAATGAACTCAATGCACAAGGCAATACGATTGCGATTGTCGGAACAGGCTTTATCGCCGCTATTTTAAGCGCATTGATGAACAATATGCCAAGCGTCATGATCATGGACATTGCGCTTCACGACATCCCCAACTCCGCTTTGGCGTACGCTAACATTATCGGCTGTAACCTCGGTCCCAAAATGACACCTTTTGGCTCACTGGCAACCCTTTTGTGGCTACATGTCATGGCAAAAAAAGGGGTCAAAATCAGCTTTTGGGAGTACTCAAAGTTTGGACTCATCGTCACACCACCGATCCTTTTGATCGTACTTCTAAGCCTTGTTTAG
- the arsN2 gene encoding arsenic resistance N-acetyltransferase ArsN2 — MPITLRKATKNEYRAIAHLLASNHLPTADIDEKNITLFVGLIDEKIVATIGVETYGNEALLRSLCVKDGFKNQKLGEKMLSYLLNFCTHENIQTVYLLTTTAEHYFARFGFETITRDETPPSIQNTREFQSICPSSAIIMALKL; from the coding sequence ATGCCAATAACTCTACGAAAAGCGACAAAAAATGAGTACCGAGCTATCGCTCATTTGCTGGCATCGAACCATCTCCCAACAGCGGATATTGATGAGAAAAATATCACGCTTTTTGTGGGATTAATCGATGAAAAGATTGTCGCAACCATCGGTGTCGAAACATATGGAAACGAAGCGCTTTTGCGTTCTTTGTGCGTCAAAGATGGCTTTAAAAACCAAAAGCTTGGTGAGAAAATGCTCTCGTATCTGCTTAACTTTTGTACCCATGAAAACATTCAAACCGTGTATCTGCTGACCACAACGGCGGAGCACTATTTTGCTCGTTTCGGCTTTGAAACAATCACGCGCGATGAAACACCACCATCCATTCAAAATACCCGTGAGTTTCAAAGCATTTGCCCCTCTTCTGCTATCATTATGGCATTAAAACTTTAA
- a CDS encoding exodeoxyribonuclease III, with translation MKLVSWNVNGIRAVASKNAFAWVDVFKPDILCLQEIKAEAHQIPEPLFNHTFTCKHVNAASKKGYSGTMSFSTIDFKKTDTAHSIDHTHEGRILEHHFGDVVLFNVYFPNGQQSEERLAHKMKFYSDFLAHTEALRAEGNSIIICGDVNTAHRTIDLKNPKANEETSGFLPIERAWIDSLLEHGYIDTFRHIHGDIKDAYSWWSYRFGARERNVGWRIDYVFISKELEPRLKDAFILASVEGSDHCPVGIELEL, from the coding sequence ATGAAATTAGTCTCGTGGAATGTCAATGGCATTCGCGCCGTTGCTTCTAAAAATGCGTTTGCATGGGTGGATGTGTTTAAACCTGACATCTTGTGTTTGCAAGAGATCAAAGCCGAAGCGCATCAAATTCCAGAACCACTTTTTAACCATACCTTTACATGTAAACATGTGAACGCAGCTTCCAAAAAGGGCTATTCGGGAACGATGAGTTTTTCGACCATTGATTTTAAAAAGACCGACACCGCGCACTCCATCGACCATACGCACGAAGGGCGCATTTTGGAGCACCATTTTGGCGATGTGGTTTTGTTTAACGTTTACTTTCCCAACGGTCAACAAAGCGAAGAGCGTCTTGCGCACAAGATGAAATTTTACAGTGATTTTTTGGCACATACCGAAGCACTTAGAGCGGAGGGAAATAGCATCATCATCTGTGGCGATGTGAACACGGCACACCGCACGATTGATCTTAAAAATCCAAAAGCCAATGAAGAGACTTCTGGCTTTTTGCCCATTGAGCGCGCGTGGATCGACTCGCTTTTAGAACACGGGTACATCGACACCTTTAGGCACATTCATGGTGACATCAAAGATGCCTACTCGTGGTGGTCGTACCGTTTTGGAGCGAGGGAACGCAATGTCGGGTGGAGAATTGATTATGTTTTCATCTCCAAAGAGCTAGAACCGCGTTTGAAAGATGCATTCATTTTAGCCTCTGTTGAAGGCTCAGACCATTGTCCTGTGGGCATTGAGCTAGAGTTATAG
- a CDS encoding PAS domain-containing protein, protein MQKEYIHILECVGHGVWEWDPIGNRITLSPQWVSMLGYEYETFQQTKDMWMSLIHPEDLNYCLNELTSLLSGRIKHYRHQHRMLCQDGSYKWVLDQAKVVAYNPHGYPSKVVGTHTDIHELRTTVEMYKQQRK, encoded by the coding sequence ATGCAAAAAGAGTATATACATATTTTAGAGTGCGTAGGGCACGGGGTTTGGGAGTGGGATCCTATTGGCAATCGAATCACTTTATCGCCTCAATGGGTTTCTATGTTAGGTTATGAATATGAAACATTTCAACAGACAAAAGATATGTGGATGTCGCTTATTCATCCTGAAGATTTGAACTATTGCCTCAATGAATTGACCTCACTTTTGAGCGGTCGCATCAAACACTACAGGCATCAGCACCGTATGCTCTGCCAAGATGGAAGTTACAAATGGGTGCTTGATCAAGCGAAAGTTGTTGCGTACAATCCGCATGGCTACCCTAGCAAAGTGGTGGGCACACATACCGATATTCATGAGCTGAGAACAACGGTGGAGATGTACAAACAGCAACGAAAATAG